The Denticeps clupeoides chromosome 10, fDenClu1.1, whole genome shotgun sequence DNA window GATGGCCGTCGTCCTGTTGCTGATCACCCAGTGCGGAACCCGGACTACGGCCGGCCGCCTTGGCCCCCACAAGCTCTGCTCCTCCTGCAAGGAGTCCCCGGGGGCCGGCCGGGCCTCCCGGGACCACGCGGGGACGGTCAGCAGCACCGCCGTCCTGGCCCAGGGGGAGCCCTGCGGGGTGTACACCCTGAGTTGTGCCAAGGGGCTGCGCTGCATGCCGCCGGCGGGGGAGCACAGCCCCCTTCAGGCGCTGCTGCAGGGCAGAGGCTTCTGCGTCAAGAACGGCAGGTTCAATCCCACCGAGAAGCCCCACCCCCCAGGTAAGACCTTGGCCCCTCTCCGTCCCTCCGTCGCCTCGTTTCTTCCCCCTTCCTTTTCATTCTCAGCAGAAGGCATCTGAGGCATGTTCGTGCTGCAGAGGAAGAATGCCAGCGCTAATCTGCTTCCACTACCACAATAaatggcacaggaatgtcatacCGGCTGCAGAAATGTGCCGGCAATGCGGTGTGCTGCAGTGGCTGTAAATGTTCTAGGGAGTAGAATAGACAGAACCACACAGAGGCACCTTCCCCTCTGTGACGTTAAATTCAAATGTGACACACGTACCGTAAAGAGATGCTCTGTCACCGACTTGTGCCGTTATGGTTAATATCGGTGTaagtatacatatatatatgtgcgtgtgtgtatactcacacacacattcacatacatacatatatatgtgtgtgcatgtgtgtaaatatgaaaaaagtgtACGGAAATCACAGAGAAGATGAGATGCgtgaagaagtgtgtgtggacCGTATTGGACGACCACACAGGTTATGAATGTGCTGCTCCATGAGCGCCCCCTGTTGGCCCAGCGGAGCCGCTGTAATCTGTAGAGTTCCTGCATGTCCTTGATCAGTCGGTGGCCATAAAATGTTCTCCTGATATGCCATCTAGTATGCCGTCTTCTGTTCAAGACGCACGCCGCATGTATGTGTTTGAAGGCACTGACCACACTGATGTGCTCTGCAGGTCCGCATCCACCACACAGCGGAGAAACAGACAAAGTGAGTATTTCTGGGATCTGAGGTCAAGAGGTGACATTAGGGTCATACAAAACCACCAAATTCAGGTTCCACAAATGCATGGAAGTTTTTTATTAGGATATTTTGGGGCTCTTGTGACCTAACTTGACCCGGATTATGTGAACGCATATGAACAGAACCTGGAATTTTCCTCTTAATGCCTTGTGTCCCGCGTTCCTTTCTACCAGGCTCCGTGCCGCAAGCTGCTAAATTCTATGCTGCGAGGCCTGGAGTTGACAATCTTCCAGTCCAACCGTGACATCTACATCCCCAACTGTGACACGCGTGGCTACTACAGGAAAAAGCAGGTGACTGCGGGCTTTTATACgtgtcacatgtgtgtgtgagacaggttTAGGTTAATGCCCTACCATAGGAACGCGCGTGTGCATGCGCATTGTGGAAGAATAATGTCAGCAGAGTGGCTTATCTGTCACCTCCGCCTGTCTCCGCAGTGCCGGTCCTCCATGGGCATGCAGCGCGGCCACTGCTGGTGCGTGGATGAGCTGGGCAACGCCCTGCCTGCACGTGCCAGGGAGGATGGCACTTTACCGTGCGACGGCGAGTGAGTGGGGGGGCCGTCCTCTGCGACGTTCCGAGCCCGGCGAGGACAACGAAAGAGGGGGGCGGGggaagaggagggagaggggaTGGCTTTATGCTGCCTGGCCAGGAGACACCAGTGAGAAGCACTCGGCATGGAAAAAAGATCCGCCCAAATCCATCAGCTGCACCAGAAGGATGCCACCGCACGTCACTGTCATCATAGCTCATGGTCTTTATCTATTACGTCtccaaatgtgcattttaaccTTGATCTCTGCTGTACCGTGGATGGTCccttttagttaaaaaaaaaaaaaaaaaactatgtctCCTCGCTATCTCTCCCCCTACCCAGTGATACACTGAGCAACGTGCAGaatttataaaagaaaatgtcttttcatttaatttattctgaAGAATTCCATATTTCCATGCAGACCTGTATCTCTTTAGCATGTAATTAAGATGCAGAAAAGCTATTACTTGTATGATTTGGGATGCATCCTGTTTTACCTTCATTTTGTCTGTTACTTTGACATTATGATTGCAAAATGCTTAGTGGATTGTacatatgtgtatgtttttgtgtttttttttgttgttgttggtttggtAGATGGTGTGGCAAATTGTGCTTTTGGCTGTTATCCTTTCTGAGAAGTTGTGGCATATTTTTATACTCTCAAATATAACgttttatacatataaatatataaatggtGAATTTATTTAAGGATATACAGTgccatgtatttttatattgttgatttttttgttgtcaggACAGAAGCTATTTTAATTCCTGTAATAAACTGCATTAAGCCTTAACGGCACctttaaatgaaccaaaaaaacaaagaaagaaagaaaaaaaacacacacacacagatactaagctgctgtacatttgtctttctctctccatgtTCTGTGGTTTCACTTCTGTTCTTTTGTTCACTATTTATGTTGACCATctcaatgtattattattttattccgTTACTGTCCTCAGCCAGTCTCACTCCTCAATAGAGCAAGTGCACAAATGATTCATTAATAAAGTGGAACACAAATGCATATATTAATAGAACTATGAAGTGTGCAGTGCGTTTTTTTATTGCAACTATGGCtcttaaaattatatattttgaatATCTCTGGTAAGTAAGCTATTATTCACTAATCTGCAAACTACTACATGAATAATTTCTTACAATATTaaatctaaaatgtatttttgtggtATTAAAGATATAATAGGGGAGGTCTTTAGAAAAGCatagtgtcacgggtgggctggacatggcgataaaggaggacgcattcgcacgatttcacgcgacaggggtttaatacgaactacacgagacaagggaacatgaacatgcacaatgacccgacggcgaacagacacaaacaggatagttatatacaattatataaatatacaccaggtgaacacgatcagggaacattgcacaagacgaacatgaaactccggtccggactccggatccggaggcAACCCCTgtcggtccggatcatgacagtactaccccctcaaaggcactaccacctgggagtgcccacaaaacggtccatgaaaggggggagaagtccataaggacgagtggcggctgtcctgcaccggcggcgtcaggcccgggccaaagcacggctcgtccgtgggggaccggcatcctgtccgccgtccgcaggcaccgtcactccggtcagtctccggtatgccccgctgggaagttcgccgcctccctcgtctcggttaacgccgggagcacctgaactgcgcgaccggtctcctcgaccccacggtagctttcgtaggccatcgaggtccggtcgcacagATTCgccggtactccccgcctctgGAATCGCCAGGGtgaacatggaccgcgtgacagatcctctcgaccccaaggtagctttcgtaggccgccgagagtctgtcacgcttggggaaacttCAAAAgcatggactggatcttgggcagggcactggcgattaccggagctgcgttgctggaatccggacgagacggtggcgtcgggggacgtccatacatggaaccttgaacatggaactgtggagcagacgtcctcccgaccatccacggttccctggatctcagcggggcgtagatcggctgcatccacatggtcgggtcattgtgcgtgctgatgttcccttgtctcgtgtagttcgtattaaacccgtcgcgtgaaatcgtgcgaatgcgtcctccttcatcgccatgtccagcccacccgtgacacttaGCTTTAAACACTGTTCcttcatttcaaaatgatatGACGTGATATTAgtaacaaaataattaatattagtaaaaaaaataaaatcacacgACATGCAGGAAGTAGATCTTTGAGAATACAgtttatgaataaatgtaatttgtataCGGTTGATAATTGTCTTctagggatggtagtagcctagtgggtaacacacttacctatgaaccagaagactacagagtcacaggttcaaatcccacttactaccattgtgtccctgagcaagacacttaaccctaagttgctccagggagactgtccctgtaactactgattgtaagtcgctctggataagagcgtctgataaatactgtaaatgtaaatgtcttcttATGAAGACAGCTCTATGAATTTATTTGATAAGCAGCAACACAGAAAATTTCAGTACCACAATAATTCTTTAACACAAGGAACATGCGTCCTGATGTTTAGTTTGGGTCTAAAGGCTGCAGCTTAATGTTTCCAtatgaaagtaaaagtaaaaaagaacaaattttGACTGCTTGTGCTGTAGTGTGACCCCCCCTCCATAATATGACAGTTTGGTATGAATACACATTCCCTTACTAGCCTAAACCTTattggagatactcagggttaagtgtcttgctcaatggcacaatggtagtaaggtggatttgaacctgtgtcttctggttcataggtggatGTTTTACCCACTAACCTACTACCCCCTACCACATACTGTATGTAGGGCTAGGCAATATGGCCTAAAATAACATTGCAATTGCAAATATCTAACATCTCCTGCCCTTGGCCCcttagcaaaaaaatatattgagaATATCTCAGCAACTGCAGGATCTATTAGTGTAATTTTGGTATTGTTATAAAGATAACAGCCATTAAAATTACTTATCGGCATATATGTTACTGAGTCAGAGAAAATTAAGATGGAAgtaaaaaatctaatttgtTTCACTTTACACTATTGTATTTACACTTTACACTGCATATATTAGAACTGTTTGGGGactgataatataataaatgcataataaaaagttttttatagTATAGTTATATTTAATTAGTGGATATAATACTAATATGACAAAATATTATCTTTTAACAATATAGCAGTGAAatcattacaattacaataacatacagtttttaaatgttaaaaatggagCAGATTCgaacataaaacattattaaataatagaAGCACTGCCACAGGGATCCATATGAATGTGCTTTCTCTTATCTGGAGAGTTCGCACTGTaatgagttacatttactcCATTAAACTTTTTGAAAAAACTCTACTTCATAAGTAGGTTTACAACGCAATTCTGGTTACTTGAGTGCATTTAtattagaggtggtcatagattaattttcttaatctagattaatctcactgtaatcttggaattaatctagattaatctagagtaagaaaaataaatctagattaatctagaatctatATTTATCTAGATTAGTGTAGATTACTCTAGaattaatctagaatctagattaatctacattcatctagattaatCGAGATAAAAATGGCTCaattgaattctgccgaaggcattcagaatatgtgtgctgactaaaagtaagtctttgagaacgggtttctcaagccaggtggcgcattagacctgtttccaaaatgcatcacaaactgcttgagaaagctgttctactaaagtgaagtgaagtgattgtcacatgtgatacacagcagcacagcacacgatgcacacagtgaaatttgtcctctgcatttaacccatcaccctgagtgagcagtgggcagccatgacaggcgcccggggagcagtgtgtggggacggtgccttgctcagtggcggatcgggatttgaaccggcaaccttctgattacggggtcgcttccttaaccgctaggccaccactgcccctatgataattggtgatgaaaataaattatgttcaataagatgtacttgtgtttaccaactgtttattcagttaaatagctgcatccatgttaccacgtcacgtttgatgtggtaatttcacagttcgaagactcgttctcgccccctacagtgcaattcggctaggtatacatccacgctcaaatatcaaggtgaaagtcatcatagtgtagaggttcttcttctgcgttgtgtaactttttgatttcgtttcttgaaacacaaatgatgagctgacacccaagagattttctgtgcaaagtgtattctgtacaaaaagcaaggtcgcgtcggaacatcgcgtcacacattgcgtctttctgcacctctctatACTCTCACAACtaacgccatgtgtccaagagtactgaacattaacataaagcattcacaatttacaatactgcattcctgtacaaaaagcaaggtcgcgtcagaacatcgcgtcacacatcgtgtctttctgcacctctctccacaatatacagtattaaaagaacataaaaaaaatattcacaaaataacacacatgcaaaatattcctaatatgtacatacattaaaatgaaagaaataactttttgcacacaaaccccacgcacctctcacaactcgccatgtgtccaagagactgGTCTTCGGTGGCACTTGTCTGTGTTTAAACAGACCGCAACCCTCTAGTTTTCCTGAACGGGATGAAGAATGCTAGTCAACGCATTACGTGTTGGTCTCTGTACCTTCAAGGGTTCAGCCTGGACATCAGGTACAAGAAGGGAACGGAGAAGGTTTTGGCAGACACCTTGTCCCGGTCATGTTAACCTTCCCCAACAGATGCTGAACttctgggggtgggggtgttacgtctgTATGTGGGTTTGGGGGTGTTTGTCAGTCTGCTTTTCTTTTAGGTGCACTTACTGGCTGGCGCCGGGCTCTGATCCGTTAGTCCTGCTTCATCCCgtgtcatttttgttttataattctttctttttctattatttcttggtaaatattctttaaaatttcAGGCGTAGTTCGCCGCATTTTGCTTTCCCCCGCACTTATTTGTTAACATgtgtgtagctgaaatgacaataaaacttaCTTGAACCTGAAGGCTTAAGAAGGTGTGAGGGTGGCAGAACATTACTGAGTATGACCTGCCACAGGATCAAATGGGACCAGGAGGGCGAGTGTGTCATTGAAGATGGTTTGGTCCATGTGGCAGGTCTGTGAGGAAAGGGTTTCTTTTTGATGGATTCTTTTGTAGCGTTTCTTCATTTGTTGAATCTGAACCATGAGACGCACTGGATCGTGGGTTGGACCGTTTGCAATTTACTGAAGAaccttttaaatttaaaattgtatataaataGTTCTTCAGTAAATTGCAAATGGTCCAACTCAAGATCCAGTGCGTCTCATGTGAACCAGGTTGTTATTGGTGAAAAGAAGGCAAACCCAACTGTTGCTCTTGGTGTACCAGGATCAAGACCAGGACAAGTACTGAAGCAGGAATAAAACCCATTATAAAAACCCTAACCCTAGGACAAGATAAAGAGTTGGCATTAGTACAttctggaggaagaagaagcagaGACAAGAGCAGCAAAGAGATAAAGAAGCGCAGGAAGAAGAAGGCAGAGAAAGAGGCTGAGGGTCAGAAGAGCTTCAAGCCTGGAAGATTGATACAAAGGTAAAGTGTTGAAACTATAGGGCATTAAAGAAGGAATGATTTTCAAGATGGCGCCTGTTGCCATCTGTCTCTCCGTACTCTGACTGCGCTTATGCTACGGTAAATACCAACCCTGGTGGTTTATGGTCGCAAAAACACTCCTGGACCTCCGACCTTCTTCTGTAAATCTGGACAGAAAACTTCTCTGTAATGTACCGGCACACCTCCGGCGCGTTCCTGGTTTACTTGCGCACAGAAGGAGAAACGTAGTGGCGTGCCGGGCAAACTGAAGGCTGCTTTCTCTGGAGACATTTTACCTCTGGATTTTAATATCCACGTGTGCTGTCCTGAGAAACCTTTAGTTGGAGACTTTTGAAACCTCACTGACTCTGGCCCGTCTGGCCCGACTCATGAACGCTGGATCTTGTCTTAACGGATGGTTTCATAGTTTGTAACCTTGATGTTTGTGATGCTGTGTTCTCAGATCATATGCATGTTAAACCTCCTGCTCCTGCACTTGTAAAAGTTTTAAATGACATTCTCCTGGCCAC harbors:
- the LOC114798364 gene encoding insulin-like growth factor-binding protein 3; this encodes MENPRTGCKMPLLSNLMAVVLLLITQCGTRTTAGRLGPHKLCSSCKESPGAGRASRDHAGTVSSTAVLAQGEPCGVYTLSCAKGLRCMPPAGEHSPLQALLQGRGFCVKNGRFNPTEKPHPPGPHPPHSGETDKAPCRKLLNSMLRGLELTIFQSNRDIYIPNCDTRGYYRKKQCRSSMGMQRGHCWCVDELGNALPARAREDGTLPCDGE